A region of Rhizobium grahamii DNA encodes the following proteins:
- a CDS encoding glycosyltransferase family 2 protein — MKSDVCKSVSSLIIIPCLNEEKHIGALLDKLGAELDHMNAKIVVADGGSKDATRDIVAARSASDPRILLLDNPRRIQSAAINLAVATFGRDYDYLIRIDAHGDYPDDYCRQLVHEAIRTQADSVVVAMETVGFGMFQKATAFAQNSKLGNGGSKHRQGAKGHWADHGHHALMRIAAYDAVGGYDETFSHNEDAELDYRLKKAGFGIWMTDRTRMIYYPRSTIATLFRQYIGYGRGRAKNILKHGSMPSLRQWLPLLVVPVFIGAFLAVLNWAAVIPFSLWAVVCVGYGFWMAVGQRNPYGPLAALSAMVMHFAWSAGFWMELLKFRGRKAS; from the coding sequence ATGAAGTCTGATGTGTGTAAGAGCGTCTCCAGTCTCATCATCATCCCTTGCCTGAACGAAGAAAAACATATCGGCGCGCTGCTCGACAAGCTCGGCGCCGAACTCGATCATATGAATGCGAAGATCGTCGTCGCCGACGGCGGCAGCAAGGATGCGACCCGGGACATTGTCGCCGCGCGCAGCGCAAGCGATCCGCGTATCCTGCTGCTCGACAATCCCCGTCGCATCCAGAGCGCTGCAATCAACCTTGCCGTCGCCACCTTCGGGCGTGACTACGACTATCTGATCCGCATCGACGCCCATGGCGACTATCCTGACGACTACTGCCGCCAGCTCGTCCACGAGGCGATCCGCACACAGGCCGACTCCGTCGTTGTCGCCATGGAAACGGTCGGCTTCGGAATGTTCCAGAAGGCGACCGCCTTTGCGCAGAATTCGAAACTCGGCAACGGCGGCTCCAAGCATCGCCAGGGTGCCAAGGGCCACTGGGCCGACCACGGCCACCATGCGCTCATGCGGATCGCGGCCTATGATGCGGTTGGCGGATACGACGAAACCTTCAGTCACAACGAGGACGCCGAGCTCGATTATCGTCTCAAGAAAGCCGGCTTCGGCATCTGGATGACCGACAGGACGCGGATGATCTACTATCCGCGATCAACCATCGCGACGCTGTTTCGTCAGTACATCGGCTATGGGCGTGGCCGAGCCAAGAACATTCTCAAGCACGGCAGCATGCCAAGCCTTCGACAGTGGCTGCCGCTTCTGGTCGTTCCCGTGTTTATCGGCGCCTTCCTTGCGGTTCTCAACTGGGCCGCGGTCATTCCGTTCAGCCTCTGGGCGGTTGTCTGCGTCGGCTATGGTTTCTGGATGGCCGTTGGACAACGCAACCCCTATGGGCCGCTCGCGGCTCTCTCGGCCATGGTCATGCATTTTGCCTGGTCGGCCGGCTTCTGGATGGAGCTTCTGAAGTTCCGCGGACGAAAGGCCTCGTGA
- a CDS encoding glycosyltransferase yields the protein MDERNTTRIDIGVCTYRRASLDEALLSLAVLSVPENVDLRIIVADNDKVPSARERVEALRATIPHEIAYVHCPASNISIARNACLEAATGDFLAFIDDDEDASEDWISELLATALATKADAVLGPVRSVYSSTAPDWMRHGDFHSTLPVWVGGEIRTGYTCNVLLRLGSPHVAGRRFNLALGRTGGEDTEFFSEMHGAGGTIAYAENAYVYEPVTENRADLVWLAKRRFRFGQTHGRLLLEKSTGARRLQQIGLAGAKAAFCYAAALACIVIPVTRYRYGLRGVMHSGVVSGLLGIREIRQYGTAEAA from the coding sequence ATGGACGAACGCAATACGACCCGAATCGATATCGGCGTCTGCACCTATCGCCGCGCCTCGCTCGACGAGGCGCTGCTTTCGCTCGCGGTGTTGTCCGTCCCCGAGAATGTGGATCTGCGCATCATCGTTGCCGACAACGACAAGGTGCCAAGCGCCCGCGAACGCGTGGAGGCTCTGCGCGCGACGATCCCGCATGAAATCGCCTACGTCCACTGCCCCGCGTCGAACATCTCGATCGCGCGCAATGCCTGCCTCGAAGCCGCGACCGGCGATTTTCTGGCTTTCATCGACGACGACGAGGATGCCAGCGAGGATTGGATTTCCGAGCTTCTCGCCACCGCGCTCGCGACCAAGGCGGACGCGGTTCTCGGTCCGGTGCGCAGCGTCTATTCGTCGACCGCGCCGGACTGGATGCGCCACGGCGACTTCCACTCCACCCTTCCCGTCTGGGTCGGGGGTGAAATCCGCACCGGCTATACCTGCAATGTCCTGCTGCGGCTTGGCTCGCCACATGTGGCTGGCCGCCGCTTCAACCTGGCATTGGGCCGGACGGGCGGCGAGGACACGGAATTCTTTAGTGAGATGCACGGAGCTGGCGGCACCATCGCTTACGCGGAGAATGCCTACGTCTACGAACCGGTAACGGAGAACCGTGCGGATCTGGTCTGGCTCGCCAAGCGCCGCTTCCGTTTCGGCCAGACGCATGGCCGTTTGCTGCTCGAGAAGAGTACCGGCGCACGGCGCCTGCAACAGATCGGATTGGCCGGAGCAAAGGCCGCGTTCTGCTATGCTGCGGCCCTCGCCTGCATAGTCATCCCCGTCACGCGCTATCGCTACGGCCTTCGCGGCGTCATGCATTCGGGCGTGGTCAGCGGGTTGCTTGGCATTCGCGAAATCCGTCAATACGGCACGGCGGAGGCTGCATGA
- a CDS encoding glycosyltransferase family 2 protein: MTPSAPDVTFIIAAYNAADTLARAIDSALAQTGVSVEVIVADDCSTDETRAVAESYAGSNVRLLALPRNGGPSVARNAAIAEAKGRWLAVLDSDDAVTPERMARLIARAEKAGTQIAVDNLRVIRADGTPAETMFAERTLQETPELTLSAFIRSNALFEATHNFGYLKPVFLRSFIESHGLEFDEALRIGEDYLFLAAALALGGRCVIEPAVGYDYHIREGSISRVLALHHIDDMIEGDKNFLEHHRLDAEAAAAQTFRTRSLHKGRAFLVLVQNIKDRSVFSAIRTAWNDPGALAHLRMPVVARLNRAMMPLRKLTGADTDLPAIDGTTRSSQRIEP, translated from the coding sequence ATGACGCCATCGGCACCTGATGTCACCTTCATCATCGCGGCCTACAACGCGGCCGACACGCTCGCCCGGGCGATCGACAGCGCGCTGGCACAGACCGGCGTTTCCGTCGAAGTCATTGTCGCGGACGATTGCTCAACGGACGAGACGAGAGCGGTTGCAGAGAGCTATGCCGGCTCGAACGTCCGCTTGCTGGCTTTGCCCCGCAACGGCGGACCATCGGTGGCGCGGAACGCCGCAATCGCCGAAGCGAAAGGCCGTTGGCTGGCGGTGCTTGACTCCGACGATGCGGTGACGCCGGAGCGGATGGCCCGGTTGATCGCGCGTGCCGAAAAGGCGGGAACCCAGATCGCCGTCGACAACCTTCGCGTTATCAGGGCAGACGGCACGCCCGCCGAGACGATGTTTGCCGAGCGTACGCTGCAGGAAACGCCTGAACTCACCCTGTCGGCGTTCATTCGGTCCAACGCCCTCTTCGAGGCAACCCACAATTTCGGCTACCTGAAGCCGGTCTTTCTCCGCAGCTTCATCGAAAGCCACGGCCTCGAATTCGACGAGGCATTGCGGATCGGCGAGGACTACCTCTTCCTCGCTGCCGCACTGGCGCTCGGCGGTCGCTGCGTCATCGAGCCCGCGGTCGGCTACGATTATCACATCCGCGAGGGCTCCATTTCGCGCGTACTCGCCCTTCATCACATCGACGACATGATTGAGGGCGATAAGAATTTCCTCGAACATCACCGGCTGGATGCCGAAGCTGCGGCAGCGCAGACATTTCGGACACGAAGCCTTCACAAGGGACGCGCCTTTCTCGTCCTCGTCCAGAACATTAAAGATCGATCGGTTTTCAGCGCGATCAGAACTGCCTGGAACGATCCGGGCGCGTTGGCTCACCTACGCATGCCCGTTGTTGCCCGGCTCAACCGCGCGATGATGCCCCTGCGGAAACTGACTGGTGCCGATACCGATCTCCCAGCCATCGATGGCACGACCCGCTCCTCGCAAAGGATAGAGCCATGA
- a CDS encoding polysaccharide biosynthesis tyrosine autokinase, which translates to MNQRNLTLHSTLAKPADDSDSFIDIDRLIAIVIRRAGSVALCVGAMVAIAVVYLLFATAQYTSMTQILLDDSMTRYAQDAPPVANSQQVDMQIASAVEILKSNELALRVVDAEKLQDNDTILEPPQSPAALVKAGVKLIASALLPRKLPASENDARNGRRQKAAALLQDALTVSRVNRSAVLAVSFRSTDRLLAARITKAYATAYLSDQLNANFDATESASVWLQQRLADLRERSQQAALEVAKFKAENGLTSANGELMSEQQLADLTKQLIVAQADTASASARYNQFKSIIELGPESAVNNAAVSSGQADNSVIKDLRTRYITVSKREQEVTTNFGEDHPQAVALRAEKQDVSRQIYQELQQLTASYRNEFEVARSREASLRTNIDHLTGKNSEADKSLVQLNDLEQRAAALKTLYESYLGKYEEAAQQQSFPIAKARVISEAGVPASPSSPKKTMTLGLAIVLGLMAGGALTAFQEFRERFFRVEGDVRTILGLKFLGYLPLVGKGPREKKVFRPKSAQTPPPQSDPVADDGATFERIMRVVLEAPRSVFAETLRNAKLASDVMFQSKTDRVIGVISAMPGEGKSTTAANFAALLASSGKRTLLIDADLRNPGLTRMLRKPPQYGLVEAVLGEVPWASAVKIDPVSKLAILPVLPNDHLMHTSELLASQGMFNLMENARKMFDYIVVDLAPLGPVIDAKAFAPQVDGFLFVTEWGSTPTNVVRDILNAEPQIKSKVLGVILNKTDMTELGKFTNFGAAERYRSKYVSYYTDETPKKREPAEAGT; encoded by the coding sequence ATGAACCAACGGAACCTCACCTTGCACAGCACATTGGCGAAACCGGCCGACGATTCCGACTCCTTCATCGACATTGATCGGCTGATCGCAATTGTGATCCGGAGAGCGGGCTCGGTTGCCCTTTGCGTCGGCGCCATGGTGGCAATCGCCGTTGTCTATCTGCTGTTTGCGACGGCGCAATACACGTCGATGACACAGATCCTGCTCGACGACAGCATGACGCGCTATGCGCAGGATGCCCCGCCTGTCGCGAATTCGCAGCAGGTCGACATGCAGATCGCAAGCGCCGTCGAAATCCTGAAGTCCAACGAATTGGCCCTCAGGGTCGTCGACGCCGAAAAGCTGCAGGACAACGACACCATCCTCGAGCCGCCACAGTCTCCCGCCGCCCTGGTGAAGGCCGGCGTCAAACTGATTGCAAGCGCGTTGCTGCCGCGAAAGCTTCCCGCAAGCGAAAATGATGCCCGCAACGGCCGCCGGCAGAAGGCCGCGGCTCTGTTGCAGGACGCGCTGACAGTATCGCGCGTTAACCGAAGCGCGGTTCTCGCCGTTTCGTTCCGCTCGACCGACCGCCTGCTCGCGGCCCGCATCACAAAAGCCTATGCGACCGCCTATCTGAGTGACCAGCTCAACGCCAACTTCGATGCGACCGAAAGCGCATCCGTCTGGCTGCAGCAGCGCCTCGCGGACCTGCGCGAACGCTCACAGCAGGCAGCCCTCGAAGTTGCCAAGTTCAAGGCCGAGAACGGCCTGACATCAGCCAACGGCGAGTTGATGTCGGAGCAGCAGCTGGCCGACCTCACCAAGCAGCTGATCGTCGCCCAGGCCGACACTGCCAGCGCTTCCGCCCGCTACAACCAGTTCAAGTCAATCATCGAGCTTGGCCCGGAGAGCGCCGTGAATAACGCGGCCGTGTCATCAGGCCAGGCCGATAACAGCGTCATCAAGGATCTGAGAACCCGTTACATCACTGTCAGCAAGCGCGAACAGGAAGTGACGACCAACTTTGGCGAGGATCATCCCCAGGCCGTCGCACTGCGCGCCGAGAAACAGGACGTCTCCCGCCAGATCTACCAGGAACTGCAGCAGCTTACCGCAAGCTATCGCAACGAGTTCGAGGTCGCGCGCTCGCGCGAGGCATCGTTGCGCACCAACATCGATCACCTGACGGGCAAGAACTCCGAGGCGGACAAGTCGCTGGTCCAGCTCAACGATCTTGAACAGCGCGCCGCCGCTCTGAAGACGCTTTACGAGTCCTACCTCGGAAAATATGAGGAAGCCGCACAGCAGCAGTCCTTCCCGATCGCCAAGGCGCGCGTCATCTCGGAAGCTGGCGTCCCGGCTTCTCCGTCCAGCCCGAAGAAGACGATGACGCTCGGCCTCGCCATCGTGCTTGGCCTGATGGCTGGCGGTGCGCTGACGGCATTCCAGGAATTCCGCGAGCGCTTCTTCCGCGTCGAAGGCGACGTTCGCACGATTCTCGGTCTGAAATTCCTCGGCTACCTGCCGCTCGTCGGAAAAGGGCCGCGCGAGAAGAAGGTCTTCCGGCCGAAATCCGCGCAGACCCCGCCGCCGCAGAGCGATCCGGTCGCGGACGATGGCGCCACCTTCGAGCGCATCATGCGGGTGGTGCTTGAGGCACCGCGCTCCGTCTTCGCGGAAACGCTCCGCAACGCCAAGCTCGCCAGCGACGTGATGTTCCAGAGCAAGACGGATCGCGTCATCGGCGTCATCTCGGCGATGCCGGGAGAAGGCAAGTCCACGACGGCGGCGAACTTCGCCGCGCTGCTTGCCTCTAGCGGCAAGCGAACCCTCCTCATCGACGCCGACCTTCGCAATCCCGGCCTTACCCGCATGCTGCGAAAGCCGCCGCAGTACGGTCTGGTGGAAGCTGTGCTTGGGGAAGTTCCGTGGGCGAGTGCCGTAAAGATCGACCCGGTCAGCAAGCTCGCCATCCTGCCTGTGTTGCCGAATGATCACCTGATGCATACCAGCGAACTGCTGGCATCGCAGGGCATGTTCAATCTCATGGAAAATGCCCGCAAGATGTTCGACTATATCGTGGTCGACCTTGCGCCTCTCGGTCCTGTCATCGACGCCAAGGCTTTCGCCCCGCAGGTCGACGGCTTCCTGTTCGTGACCGAATGGGGATCGACGCCGACCAACGTCGTGCGCGATATCCTGAACGCGGAGCCGCAGATCAAATCGAAGGTTCTGGGCGTGATCCTCAACAAGACTGACATGACCGAACTTGGCAAGTTCACGAACTTCGGCGCGGCCGAGCGCTATCGCTCGAAATATGTGAGCTACTACACGGACGAAACGCCGAAGAAGCGCGAACCGGCCGAAGCCGGCACCTGA
- a CDS encoding metallophosphoesterase family protein produces MASTARTRLHIDPGDMPIYAIGDIHGRHDLLERAEQAIVEDASKLPGRKLIVTLGDYIDRGPSSAQVISHLLAPPPQNFDRICLTGNHEIVMLDYIDGRISFNDWLPMGSDELLRSYGLDADQLPLIFPTAAKLDAFIRQSLPKPHIDFLRSLPILVDTPDILFVHAGIEPSLPLEEQNDDDLVFIRHRFFESPVPLPKLVVHGHTPVEKPDVQPARLNLDTGAFRSGRLTVARFWQGRVHLFST; encoded by the coding sequence ATGGCATCGACCGCCCGAACGCGGCTCCACATCGATCCAGGCGATATGCCGATCTACGCCATAGGCGACATTCACGGCAGGCACGATCTGCTTGAGCGCGCCGAACAGGCGATTGTCGAAGACGCTTCGAAGCTGCCGGGCCGCAAGCTCATCGTCACGCTCGGTGATTACATAGACCGCGGGCCTTCGTCGGCGCAGGTGATTTCCCATCTGCTGGCGCCGCCGCCGCAAAACTTCGACCGCATCTGCCTGACCGGCAACCATGAGATCGTCATGCTCGACTACATCGACGGACGAATCTCCTTCAACGACTGGCTGCCGATGGGCTCGGACGAGTTGCTGCGGTCGTACGGGCTGGATGCGGATCAGTTGCCGTTGATCTTCCCGACGGCTGCCAAGCTTGATGCGTTCATCCGGCAGTCGCTGCCGAAACCGCATATCGACTTCCTGCGATCGCTGCCGATTCTTGTCGATACGCCTGATATTCTCTTCGTGCATGCGGGCATCGAACCGAGCCTGCCGCTTGAGGAGCAGAATGATGACGATCTCGTCTTCATCCGCCACCGCTTCTTCGAAAGTCCAGTGCCGCTTCCCAAGCTTGTCGTTCACGGACATACGCCGGTGGAGAAACCCGATGTGCAGCCGGCCCGCCTCAATCTCGATACCGGTGCGTTCCGTAGCGGACGGTTGACGGTGGCGCGGTTCTGGCAGGGCCGCGTCCACCTTTTTTCGACCTGA
- a CDS encoding monooxygenase, with protein MGSVSQFHNGERPLAHRIESEEEALTIARQLSASFALQSSERDINRILPHTEIDALFASGLGAITVPPEFAGLDIGNALLGEIVAIIAEGDPSIGECLEAHFSTLERLRATGSESLQQVSYERVLAGERFTTAVLQDTTTIQSDQLAHRITGRSLPATALLFSDWIAVIEAGQAGEGVEVYLPRDAGGLQCLDDWDGFGQRTNGTGTLIANDVRAAGDTTAHVDRSTPSLVPALEALMHAGTALGIARSVLAGLREPQSSSRLGKLMVDIEATAALIQRAGGRIDLAQVGPSTRSIEAATFSAMAAKAIAGTTALEASGLLFELSSTATTSIGLNLDRHWRNARLHGAGHTVAEIYSRVGNLQRTDG; from the coding sequence ATGGGAAGCGTATCGCAGTTTCACAACGGAGAAAGGCCCCTCGCTCATCGCATCGAAAGCGAAGAGGAAGCCTTGACGATCGCCCGGCAACTGTCCGCGTCCTTCGCGCTGCAGTCGAGCGAACGCGACATCAACCGCATCCTGCCTCATACCGAAATCGACGCGCTTTTTGCCTCGGGACTGGGCGCGATCACCGTGCCGCCGGAGTTTGCCGGGCTCGACATCGGCAACGCGCTGCTCGGCGAAATCGTGGCGATCATAGCCGAGGGCGATCCCTCGATCGGTGAATGCCTCGAAGCGCATTTCTCGACATTGGAGCGCCTGAGGGCAACGGGAAGCGAGAGCCTGCAGCAAGTCTCATATGAGCGCGTATTGGCTGGAGAGAGATTTACGACGGCAGTCCTTCAGGACACGACAACCATCCAGTCCGACCAGCTCGCTCATCGGATCACCGGTCGAAGCCTGCCCGCCACCGCCTTGCTCTTTTCCGACTGGATCGCCGTCATCGAAGCAGGTCAGGCAGGCGAAGGGGTGGAGGTCTATCTGCCGAGGGATGCTGGTGGGCTGCAGTGTCTCGATGATTGGGATGGCTTTGGCCAACGAACCAACGGGACCGGCACACTGATTGCAAACGACGTGCGCGCCGCCGGCGACACCACGGCTCATGTCGATCGGTCGACACCCTCTCTCGTGCCGGCACTCGAAGCCCTGATGCATGCAGGAACCGCGCTCGGAATAGCGCGCAGCGTGCTGGCAGGCCTGCGGGAGCCTCAAAGCTCTTCGCGACTGGGAAAATTGATGGTCGACATCGAGGCGACAGCCGCGCTGATCCAACGCGCTGGCGGACGTATCGACCTCGCCCAAGTCGGCCCCTCCACTCGCTCGATCGAAGCGGCAACCTTTTCGGCGATGGCAGCAAAAGCAATTGCAGGAACGACAGCGCTCGAAGCATCAGGTCTGCTGTTCGAGCTGTCATCGACCGCGACAACGAGCATCGGCCTCAATCTGGACCGGCATTGGCGCAATGCGCGCCTGCACGGCGCAGGTCACACAGTAGCGGAAATCTACAGCCGCGTCGGCAACCTGCAACGCACCGATGGGTGA
- a CDS encoding RrF2 family transcriptional regulator, producing MLTKKGKYGLKALVDLARLAPGETAFINDVAARNNIPKKFLDTILLELRNVGILRSKKGPGGGYSLSKPASDIRIGHVIRTLDGPLAPIRCASRTAFEACDDCLDPETCQVRRSMTEVRDAIADILDNMTLEQFVASGNKIDEDEDAAPLKAAK from the coding sequence ATGCTGACGAAAAAAGGAAAGTATGGCTTGAAGGCATTGGTGGATCTCGCGCGTCTTGCGCCGGGAGAAACGGCCTTCATCAATGACGTTGCCGCTCGCAACAATATTCCCAAGAAGTTCCTCGACACCATCCTGCTGGAACTTCGTAACGTCGGCATTCTGCGCTCCAAGAAGGGGCCGGGCGGCGGTTATTCGCTGTCAAAGCCTGCATCGGACATCCGCATCGGGCATGTGATCCGTACGCTGGACGGGCCCTTGGCCCCTATCCGCTGCGCCAGCCGCACTGCCTTCGAAGCATGCGACGACTGTCTTGATCCCGAGACCTGTCAGGTGCGTCGTTCCATGACCGAGGTCCGGGACGCGATCGCTGACATCCTCGACAACATGACGCTCGAGCAATTCGTCGCATCGGGCAACAAGATCGATGAAGACGAAGATGCGGCTCCACTGAAGGCCGCAAAGTAA
- a CDS encoding NAD(+) synthase gives MNFYSVYDQGFVRVAACTPSCEIGDPDFNAGATLELARQGHARGVGLMVFPELGISGYSIDDLLGQDALLRSVDAAIADIVKASKDLTPVLLVGAPLQSGGRLYNCAIAIHAGKVLGVVPKTHLPNYREFYEKRWFASGRDVRGRSITVAGHAVPFGTDLIFAAEELQDFIFHVEICEDLWAPAPPSDFGALAGALVLANLSASNITVGKADTRKLLCSAQSARSLSAYIYSAAGPGESTTDLAWDGQACVYELGNMLAETDRFPTESQMCVADVDLERLRLERLRTGTFNDAATLNLTADRQFRTVSFSFAKPAGDIGFERDVARFPFVPADASRLDQDCYETFNIQVQGLMKRLSSTGIKRLCLGISGGLDSTHALLVAARAFDRLGWPRTDILCFTMPGFATGDETKSNAWALMRSMGVSAEEVDIKPLALQLLRDLKHPFAGGEPVYDTTFENVQAGLRTDFLFRSANQRNAFVLGTGDLSEIGLGWSTYGVGDQMSHYNVNASVPKTLIQHLIRWVIRTSDFDAETKATLERILGTLISPELVPADENGVMQSTEDKIGPYDLHDFFLYYTTRFGLRPSKVAFLAYQAWSDAKSGVWPPHFPADKRRSFDLATIRRWMEVFLFRFFTISQFKRSASPNGPKVTSGGSLSPRGDWRAPSDGNARIWIKELKTNVPNDES, from the coding sequence GTGAATTTCTATTCGGTTTACGATCAAGGATTTGTCCGCGTGGCGGCATGCACGCCCAGCTGCGAGATCGGCGATCCGGATTTCAATGCAGGAGCAACGCTCGAACTTGCGCGGCAGGGCCATGCGCGCGGCGTCGGCTTGATGGTCTTTCCGGAGCTTGGCATCTCCGGCTATTCGATCGACGATCTGCTTGGACAGGATGCGTTGCTGAGATCCGTCGATGCGGCGATCGCCGACATCGTCAAGGCAAGCAAGGATCTGACACCGGTGCTGCTCGTCGGTGCTCCGCTGCAAAGCGGCGGACGTCTTTATAATTGCGCGATTGCGATCCATGCCGGCAAGGTTCTCGGCGTCGTGCCGAAGACGCATCTTCCGAACTACCGCGAATTCTACGAGAAGCGCTGGTTTGCGTCGGGGCGGGATGTCAGAGGTCGCAGCATCACCGTCGCCGGCCATGCCGTGCCGTTCGGCACGGATCTGATTTTTGCAGCCGAGGAGCTGCAGGATTTCATCTTCCATGTCGAGATCTGCGAAGACCTTTGGGCGCCGGCACCTCCGAGCGATTTCGGTGCGCTGGCCGGCGCGTTGGTTCTCGCCAATCTCTCCGCAAGCAATATCACCGTCGGGAAGGCTGATACGCGCAAGCTGCTTTGCTCAGCGCAGTCGGCCCGTAGTCTCTCGGCCTACATCTACTCCGCCGCAGGCCCCGGCGAATCGACCACCGATCTTGCCTGGGACGGCCAGGCCTGCGTTTACGAGCTCGGCAACATGTTGGCGGAAACGGATCGCTTCCCCACGGAGTCGCAGATGTGCGTCGCCGATGTCGATCTTGAGCGGCTGCGGCTGGAACGGCTGCGGACCGGGACGTTCAACGATGCCGCGACGCTCAACCTGACGGCGGACAGGCAGTTCAGAACGGTCAGTTTCTCGTTTGCGAAGCCTGCCGGAGATATCGGATTCGAGCGTGACGTCGCGCGCTTCCCGTTCGTGCCGGCCGATGCCAGCAGGCTCGACCAGGACTGCTACGAGACCTTCAATATCCAGGTGCAGGGGCTGATGAAGCGGTTGAGCTCGACCGGCATCAAGCGGCTTTGCCTCGGCATTTCCGGAGGCCTCGATTCGACCCACGCTCTGCTCGTCGCCGCGCGCGCCTTCGATCGGCTGGGTTGGCCACGCACGGATATCCTTTGCTTCACGATGCCTGGATTTGCGACCGGCGACGAAACCAAGTCGAACGCCTGGGCCCTGATGCGAAGCATGGGGGTGTCGGCCGAGGAAGTCGACATCAAGCCGTTGGCGCTGCAGCTGTTGCGGGATCTCAAGCACCCGTTCGCCGGTGGCGAGCCCGTCTACGATACGACGTTCGAGAACGTTCAGGCGGGCCTGCGCACCGATTTCCTGTTCCGGTCGGCCAACCAGCGCAACGCGTTTGTGCTCGGCACCGGCGACCTGTCGGAAATCGGTCTTGGCTGGTCGACCTACGGTGTCGGCGACCAGATGAGCCATTACAACGTCAATGCATCGGTGCCGAAGACGTTGATCCAGCACCTCATTCGCTGGGTTATCCGCACGAGCGATTTCGACGCGGAGACCAAGGCCACGCTGGAGCGTATTCTGGGCACGCTGATTTCGCCGGAGCTGGTTCCGGCCGACGAAAACGGCGTGATGCAGAGCACCGAGGACAAGATCGGCCCCTACGATCTGCATGATTTCTTCCTCTACTATACGACGCGATTCGGTCTGCGGCCGTCCAAGGTCGCGTTCCTCGCCTATCAGGCATGGAGCGATGCGAAGTCCGGTGTCTGGCCGCCGCATTTTCCGGCTGACAAGCGCAGGAGCTTCGACTTGGCGACAATTCGCCGTTGGATGGAGGTTTTCCTCTTCCGCTTCTTCACGATCAGCCAGTTCAAGCGATCGGCATCGCCGAACGGCCCGAAGGTGACATCGGGCGGATCGCTTTCGCCCCGAGGCGATTGGCGCGCGCCCTCCGACGGCAATGCACGGATTTGGATAAAGGAGCTGAAAACCAACGTTCCCAACGACGAAAGTTAA
- a CDS encoding NAD/NADP transhydrogenase subunit alpha yields MSEPAHVRAGLLREAFPGERRVALTPGDIRRLSSRFGFLFEPGCGELAGHSDDDYARAGARAATPADVVRCDLVVSVRRPDRSIPSSAASLFLGSSVRGANASPDQSLELDLARLEGFADAAAMDAATIQATVLGHAAVLEGVRLMRAGHSMLTLEGSFVRPIRMAAIGVNTASLQAIATARKLGALTHVLGLNESDRAKVERLGAKFSAIDTAILAAGPKREQARRQLARQLASMQMIVTNLHESGSAAPVLIDEEALSSLPAGSVIIDLAAAHGGNCAFTRIDQTVTAHAVSIVGSTLLASNEAAEASRLFSDCVRRLLEHLVQPGEHLRLDREDPLLDHLKGRSDGENPRVS; encoded by the coding sequence ATGTCTGAACCTGCCCATGTCCGCGCCGGACTGCTTCGGGAAGCTTTTCCCGGTGAGCGCCGCGTCGCGTTGACACCGGGCGACATTCGCCGACTGTCCAGCCGCTTCGGCTTTCTGTTCGAGCCCGGATGCGGCGAGCTCGCCGGTCACAGCGATGACGACTACGCAAGAGCCGGCGCGCGCGCCGCGACGCCGGCCGATGTTGTGCGATGCGATCTTGTCGTCAGCGTCCGCAGGCCGGACAGGTCTATCCCCAGCAGCGCGGCCTCTCTCTTTCTCGGAAGCTCAGTACGCGGTGCGAACGCGTCGCCCGACCAGTCGCTCGAGCTCGATCTTGCGCGCCTGGAAGGCTTTGCGGATGCCGCTGCAATGGATGCGGCGACCATCCAGGCGACAGTTCTCGGTCACGCGGCCGTCCTCGAAGGCGTACGGCTGATGAGGGCCGGACATTCGATGCTGACCCTGGAAGGCAGCTTCGTTCGCCCGATCAGAATGGCAGCCATCGGCGTTAACACGGCATCCCTGCAAGCGATTGCAACCGCCAGAAAATTGGGCGCATTGACCCACGTTCTCGGTTTGAACGAGAGCGATCGCGCGAAGGTGGAGCGACTGGGAGCAAAATTCTCGGCGATAGACACGGCAATTCTGGCGGCCGGCCCCAAGCGTGAGCAAGCTCGCCGGCAACTCGCTCGTCAGCTTGCCTCGATGCAGATGATCGTCACCAACCTTCACGAATCAGGCAGCGCCGCCCCGGTTCTGATCGATGAGGAAGCGCTCAGCTCTCTTCCCGCCGGCTCGGTCATCATCGACCTTGCAGCCGCGCACGGCGGAAACTGCGCATTCACACGCATCGATCAGACAGTGACCGCCCACGCGGTCAGCATTGTCGGCTCTACGCTGCTCGCAAGCAACGAAGCCGCCGAAGCAAGTCGATTGTTCAGTGATTGTGTCCGGCGGCTGCTCGAACACTTGGTCCAACCTGGGGAACACCTTCGGCTGGACCGTGAGGATCCCCTCCTGGATCATCTGAAGGGCCGATCTGACGGAGAGAACCCACGGGTTTCATAA